Proteins encoded together in one Heliangelus exortis chromosome 13, bHelExo1.hap1, whole genome shotgun sequence window:
- the EXOC3L1 gene encoding exocyst complex component 3-like protein isoform X1, with the protein MCVVCVCPPPLLCPPQHNEAVRSAAAGAEETAAGCRLPPPALSCSQTMGMAAEEEHAASPREEEWPEAEKAEKLARGAALKWASGVFYRPEKLEGLGQYRSRETQRNSSIQSRLKSTVQSYLEGVSVGLEQLRSAVQEVQSVCQEMGAARWALLDSQDQLQGLQQMRVLMAEHVQLASVVQVLPQLFSVQEVFSHTLQLLRGQQLLEAHVELMMVEQLRDDILSQLHLRGLSSAQTTVLSYFSGLQEINESLAKQLWDITGSSLQLVREDPVLFVTAVRIIEREEKIDDTLLLEATFLPPGRPKGWRQKFYHILQETITGSLFRAARVKTEGSGLARHLAALQKDIVSELRVVKDLMVQCVPAHYNILSLCTATYHQALTSHLQDILRENLDKQALFLLLEWALHVYHSPEMMGHPDLLPEVDVSDLGPLMSPELVDQTERKYVVKVKASVLEWMQRTLEVEFKEWFREEEPEMDHQGFFQSALPVIIMQVGPWCCWGTAMLRDPRKRATACSLLLLHLPSPFPLQMLNENIQVASLINDSLQQKVYNMALEELEAFLGRSVEPLALLPTLPAPGFPGQAPQADGGDPQWGTHLPHRRISSLSACGATVTALWATSSHGLLPKCFSSTSESCFPQGSRTGPSAPACAGQKKEPSELGGWWEVHMAPGAAQLQVLVPGCPWLCCSLREALVHCGKEHQKDRAVPKHYISYLLAMLNNNLALSSSVSSLHPDTACREVPVSLQAALDRTQKKACQLLLEEMLLDLQPLCLQLPSRKWLSSSQLVTSICEVIDKYAKDFSRVRKPIFTVLLAESELLVSSQYLRALMQKKMVCRSKEERAQLCDRLLQDATQLRELFSGLGLERQQQSLEAVFALRELICLKDPALLSLEVLGFITKYPDVSDEHISTLLDLRGDVSRDVRHMVLEMMEQNPQVLPESYQPIFSTILVPAPELPFCLRKGKCT; encoded by the exons ATGTGTgtcgtgtgtgtgtgtccccctcccctcctctgtcCCCCCCAGCACAATGAGGCCGTGAGGAGCGCGGCTGCCGGGGCTGAGGAAACGGCTGCCGGCTGCCGGCTTCCTCCTCCCgccctctcctgctcccagaCCATGGGCATGGCTGCGGAGGAGGAACACGCCGCCAGCCCCAGAG AGGAGGAATGGCCGGAAGCAGAGAAGGCTGAGAAGCTGGCGAGAGGAGCTGCTCTGAAATGGGCTTCGGGGGTGTTTTACCGCCCCGAGAAactggaggggctggggcagtACCGGAGCCGGGAGACCCAGAGGAACAGTTCCATCCAGTCCCGCCTGAAG TCCACTGTCCAGTCCTACCTGGAGGGTGTAAGcgtggggctggagcagctgaggtcgGCGGTGCAGGAGGTGCAGAGCGTGTGCCAGGAGATGGGGGCTGCACGCTGGGCCCTGCTGGACAGCCAGGATCAGCTCCAAGGGCTGCAGCAGATGCGGGTGCTGATGGCAGAGCACGTCCAGCTGGCCTCCGTGGTCCAGGTGCTGCCACAGCTCTTCTCAG TCCAGGAGGTTTTTTCCCATACCCTGCAGCTCCTCCgtgggcagcagctcctggaggcCCACGTGGAGCTGATGATGGTGGAGCAGCTCCGGGATGACATCCTCTCTCAGCTGCACCTCCGGGGACTCTCCAGTGCCCAGACGACCGTGCTGTCCTACTTCAGTGGCCTGCAGGAGATCAACGAGAGCCTGGCCAAGCAGCTGTGGGACATCacaggcagcagcctgcagctggtGCGTGAGGACCCCGTTCTCTTTGTCACCGCCGTGAGGATCATCGAGCGGGAGGAGAAAATCGATGACACCCTGCTCCTGGAGGCCACCTTCCTGCCCCCTGGCCGCCCCAAGGGCTGGAGGCAGAAGTTTTATCACATTCTCCAGGAGACCATCACGGGGTCCCTCTTTCGTGCTGCCCGGGTGAAGACGGAGGGATCGGGGCTGGCGAGGCAcctggcagccctgcagaaggACATCGTGTCTGAGCTGCGGGTGGTCAAGGACCTGATGGTCCAGTGTGTCCCAGCTCACTACAACATCCTCAGCCTCTGCACTGCCACCTACCACCAGGCCCTCACTAGCCACCTCCAGGACATCCTTCGGGAGAACCTGGACAAGCAggctctcttcctcctccttgaATGGGCTCTTCATGTCTACCACAG cccagagATGATGGGTCACCCAGACCTTCTCCCTGAAGTGGATGTTTCTGATCTGggtcccctgatgtcccctgagCTTGTTGATCAGACAGAGAGGAAATACGTGGTGAAAGTCAAG GCTAGTGTGCTCGAGTGGATGCAGAGGACCTTGGAGGTGGAGTTCAAGGAGTGGTTCAGGGAAGAGGAACCCGAGATGGATCATCAAGGCTTCTTCCAGTCAGCCCTGCCTGTCATCATCATGCAGGTGggtccctggtgctgctggggcacagCCATGCTGAGAGACCCCAGAAAGAGAgccacagcctgcagcctgctgctgctgcatcttccttctcctttccctctccagaTGCTGAACGAGAATATTCAAGTAGCCTCCTTGATCAATGACTCTCTGCAGCAGAAGGTTTATAACATGGCCTTGGAGGAGCTTGAGGCATTTCTGGGCCGGTCAGTGGAGCCCCTTGccctcctgcccaccctcccagcccctgggttCCCTGGCCAAGCCCCACAGGCTGATGGTGGAGACCCACAGTGGGGCACTCACCTGCCTCACAGAAGGATCAGcagtttgtctgcctgtgggGCTACTGTCACAGCCCTTTGGGCCACCAGCTCCCATGGCTTGCTGCCCAAGTGCTTCTCCAGTACCTCTGAGTCCTGCTTTCCCCAAGGGTCCAGAACGGGTCCCAGTGCCCCAGCCTGTGCTGGCCAAAAGAAAGAGCCAAGTgagctgggagggtggtgggagGTGCACATGgccccaggagcagcccagctccaggtCCTTGTCCCAGGGTGTCCCTGGCTGTGTTGCAGTCTGCGGGAGGCCCTCGTGCACTGCGGGAAGGAGCATCAGAAGGACCGTGCTGTACCCAAGCACTACATCTCctacctgctggccatgctcaACAACAACCTGGCACTCAG ctcctctgtctcctccctgCACCCTGACACTGCCTGCAGAGAAGTCCCCGTGTCCCTGCAGGCTGCTCTGGACAGGACACAGAAGAAggcctgccagctgctgctggaggagatgcTCCTGGATCTGCAG cccctctgcctgcagctgccttccCGCAAGTGgctctccagctcccagctggtcACCAGCATCTGTGAAGTGATTGACAAGTATGCCAAGGACTTCTCCCGTGTCAGGAAACCCATCTTCACG GTCCTGCTGGCAGAGAGCGAGCTCCTGGTGAGCAGCCAGTACCTGCGGGCACTGATGCAGAAGAAGATGGTGTGCAGGAGCAAGGAGGAGAGGGCTCAGCTCTGTGACCGCCTGCTGCAGGATGCCACCCAGCTCCGGGAGCTCTTCTCTGGCCTG GGTCTGGAGcggcagcagcagagcctggaagCTGTGTTTGCCCTGAGGGAGCTGATCTGCCTCAAAgaccctgccctgctcagcctggaggtgctgggcttCATCACCAAGTACCCTGACGTCAG TGATGAGCACATCTCCACCTTGCTGGATCTCCGGGGTGACGTCTCCAGGGACGTGCGGCACATGGTGCTGGAAATGATGGAGCAGAACCCCCAGGTCCTGCCCGAGAGCTACCAACCCATCTTCAGCACCATCCTGGTCCCAGCTCCAGAGCTTCCCTTCTGCCTTCGCAAGGGAAAGTGCACCTGA
- the EXOC3L1 gene encoding exocyst complex component 3-like protein isoform X2: protein MCVVCVCPPPLLCPPQHNEAVRSAAAGAEETAAGCRLPPPALSCSQTMGMAAEEEHAASPREEEWPEAEKAEKLARGAALKWASGVFYRPEKLEGLGQYRSRETQRNSSIQSRLKSTVQSYLEGVSVGLEQLRSAVQEVQSVCQEMGAARWALLDSQDQLQGLQQMRVLMAEHVQLASVVQVLPQLFSVQEVFSHTLQLLRGQQLLEAHVELMMVEQLRDDILSQLHLRGLSSAQTTVLSYFSGLQEINESLAKQLWDITGSSLQLVREDPVLFVTAVRIIEREEKIDDTLLLEATFLPPGRPKGWRQKFYHILQETITGSLFRAARVKTEGSGLARHLAALQKDIVSELRVVKDLMVQCVPAHYNILSLCTATYHQALTSHLQDILRENLDKQALFLLLEWALHVYHSPEMMGHPDLLPEVDVSDLGPLMSPELVDQTERKYVVKVKASVLEWMQRTLEVEFKEWFREEEPEMDHQGFFQSALPVIIMQMLNENIQVASLINDSLQQKVYNMALEELEAFLGRSVEPLALLPTLPAPGFPGQAPQADGGDPQWGTHLPHRRISSLSACGATVTALWATSSHGLLPKCFSSTSESCFPQGSRTGPSAPACAGQKKEPSELGGWWEVHMAPGAAQLQVLVPGCPWLCCSLREALVHCGKEHQKDRAVPKHYISYLLAMLNNNLALSSSVSSLHPDTACREVPVSLQAALDRTQKKACQLLLEEMLLDLQPLCLQLPSRKWLSSSQLVTSICEVIDKYAKDFSRVRKPIFTVLLAESELLVSSQYLRALMQKKMVCRSKEERAQLCDRLLQDATQLRELFSGLGLERQQQSLEAVFALRELICLKDPALLSLEVLGFITKYPDVSDEHISTLLDLRGDVSRDVRHMVLEMMEQNPQVLPESYQPIFSTILVPAPELPFCLRKGKCT, encoded by the exons ATGTGTgtcgtgtgtgtgtgtccccctcccctcctctgtcCCCCCCAGCACAATGAGGCCGTGAGGAGCGCGGCTGCCGGGGCTGAGGAAACGGCTGCCGGCTGCCGGCTTCCTCCTCCCgccctctcctgctcccagaCCATGGGCATGGCTGCGGAGGAGGAACACGCCGCCAGCCCCAGAG AGGAGGAATGGCCGGAAGCAGAGAAGGCTGAGAAGCTGGCGAGAGGAGCTGCTCTGAAATGGGCTTCGGGGGTGTTTTACCGCCCCGAGAAactggaggggctggggcagtACCGGAGCCGGGAGACCCAGAGGAACAGTTCCATCCAGTCCCGCCTGAAG TCCACTGTCCAGTCCTACCTGGAGGGTGTAAGcgtggggctggagcagctgaggtcgGCGGTGCAGGAGGTGCAGAGCGTGTGCCAGGAGATGGGGGCTGCACGCTGGGCCCTGCTGGACAGCCAGGATCAGCTCCAAGGGCTGCAGCAGATGCGGGTGCTGATGGCAGAGCACGTCCAGCTGGCCTCCGTGGTCCAGGTGCTGCCACAGCTCTTCTCAG TCCAGGAGGTTTTTTCCCATACCCTGCAGCTCCTCCgtgggcagcagctcctggaggcCCACGTGGAGCTGATGATGGTGGAGCAGCTCCGGGATGACATCCTCTCTCAGCTGCACCTCCGGGGACTCTCCAGTGCCCAGACGACCGTGCTGTCCTACTTCAGTGGCCTGCAGGAGATCAACGAGAGCCTGGCCAAGCAGCTGTGGGACATCacaggcagcagcctgcagctggtGCGTGAGGACCCCGTTCTCTTTGTCACCGCCGTGAGGATCATCGAGCGGGAGGAGAAAATCGATGACACCCTGCTCCTGGAGGCCACCTTCCTGCCCCCTGGCCGCCCCAAGGGCTGGAGGCAGAAGTTTTATCACATTCTCCAGGAGACCATCACGGGGTCCCTCTTTCGTGCTGCCCGGGTGAAGACGGAGGGATCGGGGCTGGCGAGGCAcctggcagccctgcagaaggACATCGTGTCTGAGCTGCGGGTGGTCAAGGACCTGATGGTCCAGTGTGTCCCAGCTCACTACAACATCCTCAGCCTCTGCACTGCCACCTACCACCAGGCCCTCACTAGCCACCTCCAGGACATCCTTCGGGAGAACCTGGACAAGCAggctctcttcctcctccttgaATGGGCTCTTCATGTCTACCACAG cccagagATGATGGGTCACCCAGACCTTCTCCCTGAAGTGGATGTTTCTGATCTGggtcccctgatgtcccctgagCTTGTTGATCAGACAGAGAGGAAATACGTGGTGAAAGTCAAG GCTAGTGTGCTCGAGTGGATGCAGAGGACCTTGGAGGTGGAGTTCAAGGAGTGGTTCAGGGAAGAGGAACCCGAGATGGATCATCAAGGCTTCTTCCAGTCAGCCCTGCCTGTCATCATCATGCAG aTGCTGAACGAGAATATTCAAGTAGCCTCCTTGATCAATGACTCTCTGCAGCAGAAGGTTTATAACATGGCCTTGGAGGAGCTTGAGGCATTTCTGGGCCGGTCAGTGGAGCCCCTTGccctcctgcccaccctcccagcccctgggttCCCTGGCCAAGCCCCACAGGCTGATGGTGGAGACCCACAGTGGGGCACTCACCTGCCTCACAGAAGGATCAGcagtttgtctgcctgtgggGCTACTGTCACAGCCCTTTGGGCCACCAGCTCCCATGGCTTGCTGCCCAAGTGCTTCTCCAGTACCTCTGAGTCCTGCTTTCCCCAAGGGTCCAGAACGGGTCCCAGTGCCCCAGCCTGTGCTGGCCAAAAGAAAGAGCCAAGTgagctgggagggtggtgggagGTGCACATGgccccaggagcagcccagctccaggtCCTTGTCCCAGGGTGTCCCTGGCTGTGTTGCAGTCTGCGGGAGGCCCTCGTGCACTGCGGGAAGGAGCATCAGAAGGACCGTGCTGTACCCAAGCACTACATCTCctacctgctggccatgctcaACAACAACCTGGCACTCAG ctcctctgtctcctccctgCACCCTGACACTGCCTGCAGAGAAGTCCCCGTGTCCCTGCAGGCTGCTCTGGACAGGACACAGAAGAAggcctgccagctgctgctggaggagatgcTCCTGGATCTGCAG cccctctgcctgcagctgccttccCGCAAGTGgctctccagctcccagctggtcACCAGCATCTGTGAAGTGATTGACAAGTATGCCAAGGACTTCTCCCGTGTCAGGAAACCCATCTTCACG GTCCTGCTGGCAGAGAGCGAGCTCCTGGTGAGCAGCCAGTACCTGCGGGCACTGATGCAGAAGAAGATGGTGTGCAGGAGCAAGGAGGAGAGGGCTCAGCTCTGTGACCGCCTGCTGCAGGATGCCACCCAGCTCCGGGAGCTCTTCTCTGGCCTG GGTCTGGAGcggcagcagcagagcctggaagCTGTGTTTGCCCTGAGGGAGCTGATCTGCCTCAAAgaccctgccctgctcagcctggaggtgctgggcttCATCACCAAGTACCCTGACGTCAG TGATGAGCACATCTCCACCTTGCTGGATCTCCGGGGTGACGTCTCCAGGGACGTGCGGCACATGGTGCTGGAAATGATGGAGCAGAACCCCCAGGTCCTGCCCGAGAGCTACCAACCCATCTTCAGCACCATCCTGGTCCCAGCTCCAGAGCTTCCCTTCTGCCTTCGCAAGGGAAAGTGCACCTGA
- the EXOC3L1 gene encoding exocyst complex component 3-like protein isoform X3 has product MCVVCVCPPPLLCPPQHNEAVRSAAAGAEETAAGCRLPPPALSCSQTMGMAAEEEHAASPREEEWPEAEKAEKLARGAALKWASGVFYRPEKLEGLGQYRSRETQRNSSIQSRLKSTVQSYLEGVSVGLEQLRSAVQEVQSVCQEMGAARWALLDSQDQLQGLQQMRVLMAEHVQLASVVQVLPQLFSVQEVFSHTLQLLRGQQLLEAHVELMMVEQLRDDILSQLHLRGLSSAQTTVLSYFSGLQEINESLAKQLWDITGSSLQLVREDPVLFVTAVRIIEREEKIDDTLLLEATFLPPGRPKGWRQKFYHILQETITGSLFRAARVKTEGSGLARHLAALQKDIVSELRVVKDLMVQCVPAHYNILSLCTATYHQALTSHLQDILRENLDKQALFLLLEWALHVYHSPEMMGHPDLLPEVDVSDLGPLMSPELVDQTERKYVVKVKASVLEWMQRTLEVEFKEWFREEEPEMDHQGFFQSALPVIIMQVGPWCCWGTAMLRDPRKRATACSLLLLHLPSPFPLQMLNENIQVASLINDSLQQKVYNMALEELEAFLGRLREALVHCGKEHQKDRAVPKHYISYLLAMLNNNLALSSSVSSLHPDTACREVPVSLQAALDRTQKKACQLLLEEMLLDLQPLCLQLPSRKWLSSSQLVTSICEVIDKYAKDFSRVRKPIFTVLLAESELLVSSQYLRALMQKKMVCRSKEERAQLCDRLLQDATQLRELFSGLGLERQQQSLEAVFALRELICLKDPALLSLEVLGFITKYPDVSDEHISTLLDLRGDVSRDVRHMVLEMMEQNPQVLPESYQPIFSTILVPAPELPFCLRKGKCT; this is encoded by the exons ATGTGTgtcgtgtgtgtgtgtccccctcccctcctctgtcCCCCCCAGCACAATGAGGCCGTGAGGAGCGCGGCTGCCGGGGCTGAGGAAACGGCTGCCGGCTGCCGGCTTCCTCCTCCCgccctctcctgctcccagaCCATGGGCATGGCTGCGGAGGAGGAACACGCCGCCAGCCCCAGAG AGGAGGAATGGCCGGAAGCAGAGAAGGCTGAGAAGCTGGCGAGAGGAGCTGCTCTGAAATGGGCTTCGGGGGTGTTTTACCGCCCCGAGAAactggaggggctggggcagtACCGGAGCCGGGAGACCCAGAGGAACAGTTCCATCCAGTCCCGCCTGAAG TCCACTGTCCAGTCCTACCTGGAGGGTGTAAGcgtggggctggagcagctgaggtcgGCGGTGCAGGAGGTGCAGAGCGTGTGCCAGGAGATGGGGGCTGCACGCTGGGCCCTGCTGGACAGCCAGGATCAGCTCCAAGGGCTGCAGCAGATGCGGGTGCTGATGGCAGAGCACGTCCAGCTGGCCTCCGTGGTCCAGGTGCTGCCACAGCTCTTCTCAG TCCAGGAGGTTTTTTCCCATACCCTGCAGCTCCTCCgtgggcagcagctcctggaggcCCACGTGGAGCTGATGATGGTGGAGCAGCTCCGGGATGACATCCTCTCTCAGCTGCACCTCCGGGGACTCTCCAGTGCCCAGACGACCGTGCTGTCCTACTTCAGTGGCCTGCAGGAGATCAACGAGAGCCTGGCCAAGCAGCTGTGGGACATCacaggcagcagcctgcagctggtGCGTGAGGACCCCGTTCTCTTTGTCACCGCCGTGAGGATCATCGAGCGGGAGGAGAAAATCGATGACACCCTGCTCCTGGAGGCCACCTTCCTGCCCCCTGGCCGCCCCAAGGGCTGGAGGCAGAAGTTTTATCACATTCTCCAGGAGACCATCACGGGGTCCCTCTTTCGTGCTGCCCGGGTGAAGACGGAGGGATCGGGGCTGGCGAGGCAcctggcagccctgcagaaggACATCGTGTCTGAGCTGCGGGTGGTCAAGGACCTGATGGTCCAGTGTGTCCCAGCTCACTACAACATCCTCAGCCTCTGCACTGCCACCTACCACCAGGCCCTCACTAGCCACCTCCAGGACATCCTTCGGGAGAACCTGGACAAGCAggctctcttcctcctccttgaATGGGCTCTTCATGTCTACCACAG cccagagATGATGGGTCACCCAGACCTTCTCCCTGAAGTGGATGTTTCTGATCTGggtcccctgatgtcccctgagCTTGTTGATCAGACAGAGAGGAAATACGTGGTGAAAGTCAAG GCTAGTGTGCTCGAGTGGATGCAGAGGACCTTGGAGGTGGAGTTCAAGGAGTGGTTCAGGGAAGAGGAACCCGAGATGGATCATCAAGGCTTCTTCCAGTCAGCCCTGCCTGTCATCATCATGCAGGTGggtccctggtgctgctggggcacagCCATGCTGAGAGACCCCAGAAAGAGAgccacagcctgcagcctgctgctgctgcatcttccttctcctttccctctccagaTGCTGAACGAGAATATTCAAGTAGCCTCCTTGATCAATGACTCTCTGCAGCAGAAGGTTTATAACATGGCCTTGGAGGAGCTTGAGGCATTTCTGGGCCG TCTGCGGGAGGCCCTCGTGCACTGCGGGAAGGAGCATCAGAAGGACCGTGCTGTACCCAAGCACTACATCTCctacctgctggccatgctcaACAACAACCTGGCACTCAG ctcctctgtctcctccctgCACCCTGACACTGCCTGCAGAGAAGTCCCCGTGTCCCTGCAGGCTGCTCTGGACAGGACACAGAAGAAggcctgccagctgctgctggaggagatgcTCCTGGATCTGCAG cccctctgcctgcagctgccttccCGCAAGTGgctctccagctcccagctggtcACCAGCATCTGTGAAGTGATTGACAAGTATGCCAAGGACTTCTCCCGTGTCAGGAAACCCATCTTCACG GTCCTGCTGGCAGAGAGCGAGCTCCTGGTGAGCAGCCAGTACCTGCGGGCACTGATGCAGAAGAAGATGGTGTGCAGGAGCAAGGAGGAGAGGGCTCAGCTCTGTGACCGCCTGCTGCAGGATGCCACCCAGCTCCGGGAGCTCTTCTCTGGCCTG GGTCTGGAGcggcagcagcagagcctggaagCTGTGTTTGCCCTGAGGGAGCTGATCTGCCTCAAAgaccctgccctgctcagcctggaggtgctgggcttCATCACCAAGTACCCTGACGTCAG TGATGAGCACATCTCCACCTTGCTGGATCTCCGGGGTGACGTCTCCAGGGACGTGCGGCACATGGTGCTGGAAATGATGGAGCAGAACCCCCAGGTCCTGCCCGAGAGCTACCAACCCATCTTCAGCACCATCCTGGTCCCAGCTCCAGAGCTTCCCTTCTGCCTTCGCAAGGGAAAGTGCACCTGA
- the EXOC3L1 gene encoding exocyst complex component 3-like protein isoform X4, whose amino-acid sequence MCVVCVCPPPLLCPPQHNEAVRSAAAGAEETAAGCRLPPPALSCSQTMGMAAEEEHAASPREEEWPEAEKAEKLARGAALKWASGVFYRPEKLEGLGQYRSRETQRNSSIQSRLKSTVQSYLEGVSVGLEQLRSAVQEVQSVCQEMGAARWALLDSQDQLQGLQQMRVLMAEHVQLASVVQVLPQLFSVQEVFSHTLQLLRGQQLLEAHVELMMVEQLRDDILSQLHLRGLSSAQTTVLSYFSGLQEINESLAKQLWDITGSSLQLVREDPVLFVTAVRIIEREEKIDDTLLLEATFLPPGRPKGWRQKFYHILQETITGSLFRAARVKTEGSGLARHLAALQKDIVSELRVVKDLMVQCVPAHYNILSLCTATYHQALTSHLQDILRENLDKQALFLLLEWALHVYHSPEMMGHPDLLPEVDVSDLGPLMSPELVDQTERKYVVKVKASVLEWMQRTLEVEFKEWFREEEPEMDHQGFFQSALPVIIMQMLNENIQVASLINDSLQQKVYNMALEELEAFLGRLREALVHCGKEHQKDRAVPKHYISYLLAMLNNNLALSSSVSSLHPDTACREVPVSLQAALDRTQKKACQLLLEEMLLDLQPLCLQLPSRKWLSSSQLVTSICEVIDKYAKDFSRVRKPIFTVLLAESELLVSSQYLRALMQKKMVCRSKEERAQLCDRLLQDATQLRELFSGLGLERQQQSLEAVFALRELICLKDPALLSLEVLGFITKYPDVSDEHISTLLDLRGDVSRDVRHMVLEMMEQNPQVLPESYQPIFSTILVPAPELPFCLRKGKCT is encoded by the exons ATGTGTgtcgtgtgtgtgtgtccccctcccctcctctgtcCCCCCCAGCACAATGAGGCCGTGAGGAGCGCGGCTGCCGGGGCTGAGGAAACGGCTGCCGGCTGCCGGCTTCCTCCTCCCgccctctcctgctcccagaCCATGGGCATGGCTGCGGAGGAGGAACACGCCGCCAGCCCCAGAG AGGAGGAATGGCCGGAAGCAGAGAAGGCTGAGAAGCTGGCGAGAGGAGCTGCTCTGAAATGGGCTTCGGGGGTGTTTTACCGCCCCGAGAAactggaggggctggggcagtACCGGAGCCGGGAGACCCAGAGGAACAGTTCCATCCAGTCCCGCCTGAAG TCCACTGTCCAGTCCTACCTGGAGGGTGTAAGcgtggggctggagcagctgaggtcgGCGGTGCAGGAGGTGCAGAGCGTGTGCCAGGAGATGGGGGCTGCACGCTGGGCCCTGCTGGACAGCCAGGATCAGCTCCAAGGGCTGCAGCAGATGCGGGTGCTGATGGCAGAGCACGTCCAGCTGGCCTCCGTGGTCCAGGTGCTGCCACAGCTCTTCTCAG TCCAGGAGGTTTTTTCCCATACCCTGCAGCTCCTCCgtgggcagcagctcctggaggcCCACGTGGAGCTGATGATGGTGGAGCAGCTCCGGGATGACATCCTCTCTCAGCTGCACCTCCGGGGACTCTCCAGTGCCCAGACGACCGTGCTGTCCTACTTCAGTGGCCTGCAGGAGATCAACGAGAGCCTGGCCAAGCAGCTGTGGGACATCacaggcagcagcctgcagctggtGCGTGAGGACCCCGTTCTCTTTGTCACCGCCGTGAGGATCATCGAGCGGGAGGAGAAAATCGATGACACCCTGCTCCTGGAGGCCACCTTCCTGCCCCCTGGCCGCCCCAAGGGCTGGAGGCAGAAGTTTTATCACATTCTCCAGGAGACCATCACGGGGTCCCTCTTTCGTGCTGCCCGGGTGAAGACGGAGGGATCGGGGCTGGCGAGGCAcctggcagccctgcagaaggACATCGTGTCTGAGCTGCGGGTGGTCAAGGACCTGATGGTCCAGTGTGTCCCAGCTCACTACAACATCCTCAGCCTCTGCACTGCCACCTACCACCAGGCCCTCACTAGCCACCTCCAGGACATCCTTCGGGAGAACCTGGACAAGCAggctctcttcctcctccttgaATGGGCTCTTCATGTCTACCACAG cccagagATGATGGGTCACCCAGACCTTCTCCCTGAAGTGGATGTTTCTGATCTGggtcccctgatgtcccctgagCTTGTTGATCAGACAGAGAGGAAATACGTGGTGAAAGTCAAG GCTAGTGTGCTCGAGTGGATGCAGAGGACCTTGGAGGTGGAGTTCAAGGAGTGGTTCAGGGAAGAGGAACCCGAGATGGATCATCAAGGCTTCTTCCAGTCAGCCCTGCCTGTCATCATCATGCAG aTGCTGAACGAGAATATTCAAGTAGCCTCCTTGATCAATGACTCTCTGCAGCAGAAGGTTTATAACATGGCCTTGGAGGAGCTTGAGGCATTTCTGGGCCG TCTGCGGGAGGCCCTCGTGCACTGCGGGAAGGAGCATCAGAAGGACCGTGCTGTACCCAAGCACTACATCTCctacctgctggccatgctcaACAACAACCTGGCACTCAG ctcctctgtctcctccctgCACCCTGACACTGCCTGCAGAGAAGTCCCCGTGTCCCTGCAGGCTGCTCTGGACAGGACACAGAAGAAggcctgccagctgctgctggaggagatgcTCCTGGATCTGCAG cccctctgcctgcagctgccttccCGCAAGTGgctctccagctcccagctggtcACCAGCATCTGTGAAGTGATTGACAAGTATGCCAAGGACTTCTCCCGTGTCAGGAAACCCATCTTCACG GTCCTGCTGGCAGAGAGCGAGCTCCTGGTGAGCAGCCAGTACCTGCGGGCACTGATGCAGAAGAAGATGGTGTGCAGGAGCAAGGAGGAGAGGGCTCAGCTCTGTGACCGCCTGCTGCAGGATGCCACCCAGCTCCGGGAGCTCTTCTCTGGCCTG GGTCTGGAGcggcagcagcagagcctggaagCTGTGTTTGCCCTGAGGGAGCTGATCTGCCTCAAAgaccctgccctgctcagcctggaggtgctgggcttCATCACCAAGTACCCTGACGTCAG TGATGAGCACATCTCCACCTTGCTGGATCTCCGGGGTGACGTCTCCAGGGACGTGCGGCACATGGTGCTGGAAATGATGGAGCAGAACCCCCAGGTCCTGCCCGAGAGCTACCAACCCATCTTCAGCACCATCCTGGTCCCAGCTCCAGAGCTTCCCTTCTGCCTTCGCAAGGGAAAGTGCACCTGA